A window of the Agrococcus jejuensis genome harbors these coding sequences:
- a CDS encoding MaoC family dehydratase — protein sequence MTERRIRQRGLWFEELEPGTIYEHRPGRTMTEADNVLFTTLTMNTQSLHLDAAWAESTEFGERLVNSMHTLSTLVGLSVAQLTQGTIVANLGFGEVRFPAPVRHGDTLYAETRVVDARPSSSRPGQGIVTLEHTGRNQRGEVVAVATRSVLMQGRPTDGSEQ from the coding sequence ATGACCGAGCGCCGCATCCGACAGCGAGGCCTGTGGTTCGAGGAGCTCGAGCCCGGCACGATCTACGAGCACCGCCCCGGCCGCACGATGACCGAGGCGGACAACGTGCTGTTCACGACCCTCACGATGAACACGCAGTCGCTGCACCTCGATGCCGCGTGGGCGGAGTCGACGGAGTTCGGCGAGCGGCTCGTGAACTCGATGCACACGCTCTCGACGCTCGTGGGCCTCTCGGTGGCGCAGCTCACGCAGGGCACGATCGTGGCGAACCTCGGCTTCGGCGAGGTGCGCTTCCCCGCGCCCGTGCGGCACGGCGACACGCTCTACGCCGAGACGCGCGTGGTCGACGCGCGGCCGTCGTCGTCGAGGCCTGGACAGGGCATCGTGACGCTCGAGCACACCGGCCGCAACCAGCGCGGCGAGGTCGTGGCCGTCGCGACGCGCTCGGTGCTCATGCAGGGGCGGCCGACGGACGGGAGCGAGCAGTGA
- a CDS encoding HpcH/HpaI aldolase/citrate lyase family protein has protein sequence MIFEMGPALLFCPGDRPDRFAKAAERADAVILDLEDAVGPDAKAAAREAIASASLDPAMTIVRVNAIGEGMLEADLDAARRAGVTTIMLAKAESPRQLDALDGFAVIALCETAAGVVHAVDIAAHPNVVALMWGAEDLVASLGGTSSRDETGAYRAVATHARSHVLLAAAASGKRAIDAIRTDIADVDGCRVEAIDASASGFFAKAAIHPAHVAPIREAFAPSADEAAWAERVLAAAAEHPGVFSFEGRMVDEPILRHARSVRARAASDPLPTRQDPAEPDEGTDAPRAHEEAS, from the coding sequence GTGATCTTCGAGATGGGCCCCGCCCTGCTGTTCTGCCCCGGCGACCGCCCCGACCGGTTCGCGAAGGCGGCGGAGCGTGCCGACGCCGTGATCCTCGACCTCGAGGACGCCGTCGGCCCCGACGCGAAGGCTGCGGCGCGCGAGGCGATCGCGAGCGCATCCCTCGATCCGGCGATGACGATCGTGCGCGTCAACGCGATCGGCGAGGGGATGCTCGAGGCCGACCTCGACGCCGCACGCCGCGCGGGCGTCACGACGATCATGCTCGCGAAGGCCGAGTCGCCGAGGCAGCTCGATGCGCTCGACGGCTTCGCGGTCATCGCGCTGTGCGAGACCGCCGCGGGCGTCGTGCACGCCGTCGACATCGCCGCGCATCCGAACGTCGTCGCGCTCATGTGGGGCGCCGAGGATCTCGTCGCGTCGCTCGGCGGCACCTCGAGCCGCGACGAGACGGGCGCCTACCGCGCCGTCGCGACCCACGCGCGCAGCCACGTGCTGCTCGCCGCCGCCGCGAGCGGCAAGCGCGCGATCGACGCCATCCGCACCGACATCGCCGACGTCGACGGCTGCCGCGTCGAGGCGATCGACGCCTCCGCGTCCGGCTTCTTCGCCAAGGCGGCGATCCATCCCGCGCACGTCGCACCCATCCGCGAGGCGTTCGCACCGTCGGCCGACGAGGCCGCGTGGGCAGAGCGCGTGCTCGCTGCCGCCGCCGAGCATCCCGGCGTCTTCTCGTTCGAGGGACGCATGGTCGACGAGCCCATCCTGCGCCATGCGCGCAGCGTGCGCGCTCGCGCCGCATCCGACCCCCTGCCCACCAGGCAGGACCCCGCTGAGCCCGACGAGGGCACCGACGCGCCACGAGCGCACGAGGAGGCATCATGA
- a CDS encoding acyl-CoA dehydrogenase family protein, producing MTAIDHHVTSSELPVDGTELLDPELQRLAAEVRAFADDVVAPASYEYDTQRRLPIEIIHQMGRMGLFGLPLPTEYGGQGKSYMHLCVAVEQLARVDQSIAVTLEAGLGLGAMPIYRFGTEEQRRTYLPSLARGEGLAAFGLTEAGAGSDAGATKTTATLSDGWWTIDGTKQFITNSGTPITNVVTVTAVTGEVEKRDGTRGPELSTIIVPVPIDGFTALPAYDKVGWHTSDTHPLVFDGVKVPEANLLGERGRGFANFLSILDEGRVAFAALCVGAAQGCLEQAIARAKERVVFGRSIGDNQHIAFTIARMQSRVAAARAVMHDAARRIDAGIPFTKEASLAKLIGSEAAMANAADATQIWGGYGFMNENVVARHYRDARILTLGEGSTEVQLAIIAKQLGFDKSFG from the coding sequence ATGACCGCCATCGACCACCACGTGACGTCGAGCGAGCTGCCCGTCGACGGCACCGAGCTGCTCGACCCCGAGCTGCAGCGCCTCGCCGCCGAGGTGCGCGCGTTCGCCGACGACGTCGTCGCGCCCGCGAGCTACGAGTACGACACGCAGCGCCGCCTCCCGATCGAGATCATCCACCAGATGGGCCGCATGGGCCTGTTCGGCCTGCCGCTGCCGACCGAGTACGGCGGCCAGGGCAAGTCGTACATGCACCTGTGCGTCGCCGTCGAGCAGCTCGCGCGCGTCGACCAGTCGATCGCCGTCACGCTCGAGGCCGGCCTCGGCCTCGGTGCCATGCCCATCTACCGCTTCGGCACCGAGGAGCAGCGCCGCACCTACCTGCCGAGCCTCGCGCGCGGCGAGGGCCTCGCGGCGTTCGGCCTCACCGAGGCCGGCGCGGGGTCGGATGCGGGTGCCACGAAGACCACCGCGACGCTGTCGGACGGCTGGTGGACGATCGACGGCACGAAGCAGTTCATCACGAACTCCGGCACGCCCATCACGAACGTCGTCACCGTCACCGCCGTGACCGGCGAGGTCGAGAAGCGCGACGGCACGCGCGGGCCCGAGCTGTCGACGATCATCGTGCCCGTGCCGATCGACGGCTTCACGGCGCTGCCCGCCTACGACAAGGTCGGCTGGCACACGTCGGACACGCATCCGCTCGTGTTCGACGGCGTCAAGGTGCCCGAGGCGAACCTGCTCGGCGAGCGCGGCCGCGGCTTCGCGAACTTCCTCTCGATCCTCGACGAGGGTCGCGTGGCCTTCGCGGCGCTGTGCGTCGGCGCGGCGCAGGGCTGCCTCGAGCAGGCGATCGCCCGCGCGAAGGAGCGCGTCGTGTTCGGCCGGTCGATCGGCGACAACCAGCACATCGCGTTCACGATCGCGCGCATGCAGTCGCGCGTCGCCGCCGCTCGTGCCGTGATGCACGACGCCGCGCGCCGCATCGACGCAGGCATCCCGTTCACGAAGGAGGCGTCGCTCGCGAAGCTCATCGGCTCGGAGGCCGCCATGGCCAACGCCGCCGACGCGACGCAGATCTGGGGCGGCTACGGCTTCATGAACGAGAACGTGGTCGCGCGGCACTACCGCGACGCACGCATCCTCACGCTCGGCGAGGGCTCGACCGAGGTGCAGCTCGCGATCATCGCGAAGCAGCTCGGATTCGACAAGTCGTTCGGATAG
- a CDS encoding YibE/F family protein — MSEERMGRHGGLQHGPRHDDEDVHDSDPVLDAEVRRRERLRDRLLRREQRDEHPHDHAHGHSHGPVAPTTPRTRLVLAALLGPMLLIALIGMAVLWPHADEMPESLPFAAAGADVLEVEATGSPDPATQIVDATLDGEAITVTVAPEVIDSIHAGDRLRVLYIPEAEIYGSPYVFVDFAREIPLWILAALYILVVALVARWRGLAAIVGLVGAGAMILVFTLPALLTGQPGLPVALVTAAVVMFIVLYVAHGFTARTSTALLGTLIGLAFTAGIGWLATQGTSITGTATEDARLLLIRADLDLQQVFLCGLVLAGMGVLNDVTITQASAVWELRAASPLASRRELFGRAMRIGRDHIASTVYTIAFAYVGAALPVLMIMVLTEAPGNVGWTTGQVAEEIVRTLVGSIGLVLAIPITTAIAAVVVPSPAELEEVEEEAAADASGEIPVVDVLAGVEVGDHDGLRDDERPDPAAEDEVRRQR, encoded by the coding sequence ATGAGCGAGGAGCGCATGGGACGGCACGGCGGGCTGCAGCACGGACCTCGACACGACGACGAGGACGTGCACGACAGCGACCCCGTGCTCGACGCGGAGGTGCGGCGGCGCGAGCGGCTGCGCGATCGGCTATTGCGGCGCGAGCAGCGCGACGAGCATCCGCACGACCACGCGCACGGGCACTCCCACGGCCCTGTCGCGCCGACGACGCCGCGCACGCGCCTCGTGCTCGCGGCGCTGCTCGGGCCGATGCTGCTCATCGCGCTCATCGGCATGGCGGTCCTGTGGCCGCATGCCGACGAGATGCCCGAGTCGCTGCCGTTCGCGGCGGCGGGCGCCGACGTGCTCGAGGTCGAGGCGACCGGCTCGCCCGACCCGGCGACGCAGATCGTCGATGCGACGCTCGACGGCGAGGCGATCACGGTCACGGTCGCACCCGAGGTCATCGACTCGATCCACGCCGGCGATCGCCTGCGCGTGCTCTACATCCCCGAAGCCGAGATCTACGGCAGCCCGTACGTCTTCGTCGACTTCGCGCGCGAGATCCCGCTGTGGATCCTCGCGGCGCTCTACATCCTCGTCGTCGCGCTCGTCGCTCGCTGGCGCGGGCTCGCGGCCATCGTGGGCCTCGTCGGCGCCGGCGCGATGATCCTCGTCTTCACGCTGCCTGCGCTGCTCACGGGGCAACCCGGGCTGCCAGTCGCGCTCGTGACGGCCGCCGTCGTGATGTTCATCGTCCTGTACGTCGCGCACGGGTTCACGGCGCGAACGTCCACGGCCTTGCTGGGCACGCTCATCGGCCTCGCGTTCACCGCCGGCATCGGCTGGCTCGCGACGCAGGGCACGAGCATCACGGGCACCGCGACCGAGGATGCGCGCCTGCTGCTCATCCGCGCCGACCTCGACCTGCAGCAGGTCTTCCTCTGCGGCCTCGTGCTCGCCGGCATGGGCGTGCTCAACGACGTCACGATCACGCAGGCGTCGGCCGTGTGGGAGCTGCGCGCCGCGTCGCCGCTCGCCTCGCGTCGTGAGCTCTTCGGGCGCGCGATGCGCATCGGTCGCGACCACATCGCCTCGACGGTCTACACGATCGCGTTCGCCTACGTCGGTGCCGCGCTGCCCGTGCTCATGATCATGGTGCTCACGGAGGCGCCCGGGAACGTCGGATGGACGACGGGGCAGGTCGCCGAGGAGATCGTGCGCACGCTCGTCGGCTCGATCGGCCTCGTGCTCGCGATCCCGATCACGACGGCGATCGCCGCCGTGGTCGTGCCGTCGCCTGCCGAGCTCGAGGAGGTCGAGGAGGAGGCCGCCGCGGATGCGTCGGGCGAGATCCCCGTCGTCGACGTGCTCGCCGGCGTCGAGGTCGGCGACCACGACGGCCTGCGCGACGACGAGCGTCCGGACCCGGCGGCCGAGGACGAGGTGCGGCGGCAGCGCTGA
- a CDS encoding ROK family protein, with protein MTQQQVVPVLEIGGTHVTAALVDLASHGVLAEHRGHPDAQGSADALLSGWIETARLLGDVEGDWVVAMPGPFDYDAGIGRFRDVGKFDSLDGVDVGAALREALGADVRFVNDADAYGLGEWFAGAGEGSSRAVVLTLGTGLGSAFVADGAPVSSGDSVPLDGEIHFEELRGLPIEDVVSRRALMAAGLAATGVERDVHELAIAARAGEPAAAAVLAAGFSAVGEVIRPWLDRFGAEVLVIGGSMSRSWDLVEPAVLAGLDGWAGRLERAALGDTAPLLGAAWFGRGSRVV; from the coding sequence GTGACGCAGCAGCAGGTCGTGCCGGTGCTCGAGATCGGTGGCACGCACGTGACCGCCGCGCTCGTCGACCTCGCGTCGCACGGCGTGCTCGCGGAGCACCGCGGGCATCCCGATGCGCAGGGCTCCGCCGACGCGCTGCTGTCGGGCTGGATCGAGACGGCGCGCCTGCTGGGCGACGTCGAGGGCGACTGGGTCGTCGCGATGCCCGGCCCGTTCGACTACGACGCCGGCATCGGCCGGTTCCGCGACGTCGGCAAGTTCGACAGCCTCGACGGCGTCGACGTGGGTGCCGCGCTGCGCGAGGCGCTCGGCGCCGACGTGCGCTTCGTGAACGACGCGGATGCGTACGGGCTCGGGGAGTGGTTCGCCGGTGCTGGCGAGGGATCGTCGCGCGCGGTCGTGCTGACGCTCGGCACGGGCCTCGGCAGCGCGTTCGTCGCCGACGGCGCGCCCGTGTCGTCGGGCGACTCGGTGCCGCTCGACGGCGAGATCCACTTCGAGGAGCTGCGCGGCCTGCCCATCGAGGACGTCGTCTCGCGCCGTGCGCTCATGGCTGCCGGCCTCGCGGCGACGGGGGTCGAGCGCGACGTGCACGAGCTCGCCATCGCCGCCCGCGCGGGGGAGCCGGCGGCGGCGGCCGTCCTCGCTGCCGGGTTCTCGGCGGTCGGCGAGGTCATCCGCCCGTGGCTCGACCGCTTCGGCGCCGAGGTGCTCGTCATCGGCGGCTCGATGTCGCGCTCGTGGGATCTCGTCGAGCCGGCCGTGCTCGCGGGCCTCGACGGCTGGGCCGGACGCCTCGAGCGAGCGGCGCTCGGCGACACGGCACCCCTGCTCGGAGCGGCGTGGTTCGGACGAGGCTCTCGAGTGGTGTAG
- a CDS encoding type 1 glutamine amidotransferase domain-containing protein, producing the protein MAKRVLHVVTNVDRYGDSDEPTGLWLSELTHAWEVFEAAGFEQVLVSPTGGAVPLEPRSLAFPNLDATAKAWHADPARMALLQRTAKPSQIDAGDFDAILYTGGHAVMFDFPEDEGLQRLAASIWAHGGVVASVCHGCCGLLDVTLPDGSLLVDGKRLTGFSWTEERLAQVTELVPFDAEAALQARGARYAKAVLPFVPYVVSDGRLVTGQNPASAKATAKRVVEVLAAE; encoded by the coding sequence ATGGCGAAGCGCGTGCTCCATGTCGTCACCAACGTCGACCGCTACGGCGACTCCGACGAGCCCACGGGCCTGTGGCTCTCGGAGCTCACGCACGCGTGGGAGGTCTTCGAGGCGGCCGGGTTCGAGCAGGTGCTCGTCTCCCCCACCGGCGGCGCCGTGCCGCTCGAGCCGCGCTCGCTCGCGTTCCCGAACCTCGACGCGACGGCGAAGGCGTGGCACGCCGATCCCGCTCGCATGGCGCTGCTGCAGCGTACGGCGAAGCCGAGCCAGATCGACGCGGGCGACTTCGACGCGATCCTCTACACAGGAGGGCACGCCGTCATGTTCGACTTCCCCGAGGACGAGGGCCTGCAGCGGCTCGCGGCGAGCATCTGGGCGCACGGCGGCGTCGTGGCCTCGGTGTGCCACGGCTGCTGCGGCCTGCTCGACGTCACGCTGCCCGACGGCTCGCTGCTCGTCGACGGCAAGCGGCTCACGGGCTTCTCGTGGACCGAGGAGCGCCTCGCGCAGGTCACCGAGCTCGTGCCGTTCGACGCCGAGGCGGCGCTGCAGGCGCGCGGCGCGCGCTACGCGAAGGCCGTGCTGCCGTTCGTGCCGTACGTCGTCAGCGACGGCCGCCTCGTGACGGGCCAGAACCCCGCGTCGGCGAAGGCGACGGCGAAGAGGGTCGTCGAGGTGCTCGCTGCCGAGTAG
- a CDS encoding YciI family protein, whose amino-acid sequence MTFYLISFPSGEMQLDEGGLEQASIDSHQVIRDAKAAGVYVFGGGINEGVPPVRVAADGTVEEGTYAQTARLEGGYTILNLPDRAAAEEWAAKIAKACRCRQELREFWFDEES is encoded by the coding sequence ATGACGTTCTACTTGATCTCGTTCCCCAGCGGGGAGATGCAGCTCGACGAGGGTGGCCTCGAGCAGGCGAGCATCGACTCGCACCAGGTCATCCGCGACGCGAAGGCCGCCGGCGTGTACGTGTTCGGCGGTGGCATCAACGAGGGCGTGCCGCCCGTGCGCGTCGCCGCCGACGGCACGGTCGAGGAGGGCACGTACGCGCAGACCGCCCGCCTCGAGGGCGGCTACACGATCCTGAACCTGCCCGATCGCGCTGCTGCCGAGGAGTGGGCCGCGAAGATCGCCAAGGCGTGCCGTTGCCGGCAGGAGCTGCGGGAGTTCTGGTTCGACGAGGAGTCGTAG
- a CDS encoding HNH endonuclease signature motif containing protein — protein MRDDETVETAVTDALVAGSLSPGALPNAELIVAFDELAARRRAIDAALVRVAGEIAARSDGLAPEDSLARAAGHRSVRELVQHRVGVRSREASTLCAVADATRSRLGLSGATIPVPHRHVAAALAMGAIGIAQAHAIVEPLVASSARIAPDDLEIAELDLVAHACGADPADDGAPMVPEDLATVARRWIAHLDPDGEEPRHDDQLAQRYLRTSRRRDGMLKGEFLAMPEQGDAFEALLDAMVMPRRVVFEDSCGADESDAVERPADERTPQQRRIDALADVAAHYAATEAPKVCDEAPTLVITVAEDALHGRADRLADLATLQRSGLPVPVHVAARILCDGFVQTVVQRADGEPLRLGRRRRLFSMSQRRAIVARDRRCRAPGCTAPPAWCETHHVVRWADDGRTDVANGILLCRFHHAEVHRGALTVAAAIDAEPDEVGTTAPRLASATRRRWRVTSAYRRRSRLRGSPPRAPMRT, from the coding sequence ATGCGCGACGACGAGACGGTCGAGACGGCGGTCACCGACGCGCTCGTCGCCGGCTCCCTGTCGCCTGGTGCGCTGCCGAACGCCGAGCTGATCGTCGCGTTCGACGAGCTCGCGGCCCGTCGGCGGGCGATCGACGCGGCGCTCGTGCGGGTGGCCGGCGAGATCGCCGCTCGGTCCGACGGGCTCGCGCCCGAGGACTCCCTCGCGCGTGCCGCCGGTCACCGGTCGGTGCGCGAGCTGGTGCAGCACCGCGTGGGCGTGCGCTCGCGCGAGGCGTCGACCCTGTGCGCAGTCGCCGATGCGACGCGCTCGCGGCTCGGCCTGTCCGGCGCGACGATCCCCGTGCCGCATCGGCACGTCGCGGCGGCGCTTGCCATGGGAGCGATCGGGATCGCGCAGGCGCACGCGATCGTCGAGCCGCTCGTCGCCTCGAGCGCGCGCATCGCGCCCGACGACCTCGAGATCGCCGAGCTCGACCTCGTGGCGCACGCGTGCGGCGCCGATCCCGCCGACGACGGCGCGCCCATGGTGCCCGAGGACCTCGCCACCGTCGCCAGACGCTGGATCGCGCACCTCGACCCCGACGGCGAGGAGCCGCGCCACGACGACCAGCTGGCGCAGCGGTACCTGCGCACGAGCAGGCGGCGCGACGGCATGCTCAAGGGCGAGTTCCTGGCGATGCCCGAGCAGGGCGACGCGTTCGAGGCTCTCCTCGACGCGATGGTGATGCCGCGCCGAGTCGTGTTCGAGGACTCCTGCGGCGCCGACGAGTCGGATGCCGTCGAGCGGCCCGCCGACGAGCGCACGCCGCAGCAGCGCCGCATCGATGCGCTCGCCGACGTCGCCGCCCACTACGCCGCGACCGAGGCGCCGAAGGTCTGCGACGAGGCGCCGACGCTCGTCATCACGGTCGCCGAGGACGCGCTGCACGGGCGTGCCGACCGCCTCGCCGATCTCGCGACGCTGCAGCGATCCGGGCTGCCCGTGCCGGTGCATGTCGCGGCCCGCATCCTCTGCGACGGCTTCGTGCAGACGGTCGTGCAACGCGCCGATGGCGAGCCGCTGCGTCTCGGCCGACGTCGGAGGCTGTTCTCGATGTCGCAGCGTCGAGCGATCGTCGCTCGCGATCGGCGCTGCCGAGCACCGGGCTGCACCGCGCCGCCGGCGTGGTGCGAGACGCACCACGTCGTGCGATGGGCCGACGATGGCCGCACCGACGTGGCGAACGGCATCCTGCTGTGCCGCTTCCACCACGCCGAGGTGCATCGCGGAGCGCTGACGGTCGCCGCCGCGATCGATGCTGAACCCGATGAGGTCGGCACGACCGCACCGCGGCTGGCATCGGCGACGCGTCGGCGCTGGCGCGTCACGAGCGCCTACCGGCGCCGGTCGAGGCTGCGCGGATCACCACCGCGCGCACCGATGCGTACGTGA
- a CDS encoding DUF2200 domain-containing protein: MAEHRIFAMPFASVYPHYVTKVERKGRTVAELHEVITWLTGYDEAGIAAAVADDRSFRTFFADAPAMHPAAVSISGMICGIRVEEIEDPLMQQIRWMDKLVDELAKGKPMAKVLRWEVPAAS; encoded by the coding sequence ATGGCCGAGCACCGGATCTTCGCGATGCCGTTCGCGAGCGTGTACCCGCACTACGTCACGAAGGTCGAGCGCAAGGGCCGCACGGTCGCCGAGCTGCACGAGGTCATCACCTGGCTCACCGGCTACGACGAGGCGGGCATCGCCGCTGCCGTGGCCGACGATCGGTCGTTCCGCACGTTCTTCGCCGACGCGCCGGCGATGCATCCCGCCGCCGTGTCGATCAGCGGCATGATCTGCGGCATCCGCGTCGAGGAGATCGAGGATCCGCTCATGCAGCAGATCCGCTGGATGGACAAGCTCGTCGACGAGCTCGCGAAGGGCAAGCCCATGGCGAAGGTGCTGCGCTGGGAGGTTCCCGCCGCGTCCTGA
- a CDS encoding HAD-IA family hydrolase, producing MTDLTLRARALLLDLDGTLVDSTPAVDRSWATWAAEEGIEGFRIVEHGRPARDIVAEHVPADRVAASLARIVELEVGDTADVVALPGAVALVSSLPGSAWAIVTSGSEPLARGRIAAAGLPVPDVFVTSSLPIPGKPAPDPYLHAARALGLEPADCVVVEDAPAGLEAAAAAGMRAIGVVGTYPASRLSSAIAIVDAVAALDVTTSEDGWLTVRVAG from the coding sequence GTGACCGATCTGACGCTGCGCGCGCGAGCGCTGCTGCTCGACCTCGACGGCACGCTCGTCGACTCCACGCCCGCCGTCGACCGGTCGTGGGCGACGTGGGCGGCCGAGGAGGGCATCGAGGGCTTCCGCATCGTCGAGCACGGGCGGCCGGCGCGCGACATCGTCGCCGAGCACGTGCCCGCCGACCGCGTGGCGGCGTCGCTCGCGCGCATCGTCGAGCTCGAGGTCGGCGACACGGCCGACGTCGTGGCGCTGCCGGGGGCGGTGGCGCTCGTGTCGTCGCTGCCTGGTTCGGCCTGGGCGATCGTGACCTCGGGCAGCGAGCCCCTCGCGCGCGGACGCATCGCCGCCGCCGGGTTGCCGGTGCCCGACGTGTTCGTGACGTCGTCGCTGCCGATCCCCGGCAAGCCCGCGCCCGATCCGTACCTGCATGCTGCGCGGGCTCTCGGGCTCGAGCCCGCGGACTGCGTCGTGGTCGAGGATGCGCCCGCAGGCCTCGAGGCCGCTGCGGCGGCCGGGATGCGAGCGATCGGAGTCGTCGGGACGTACCCGGCGTCGCGCCTGTCGTCGGCGATCGCGATCGTGGATGCCGTCGCCGCGCTCGACGTGACGACGTCGGAGGACGGCTGGCTCACGGTGCGCGTCGCGGGCTGA
- a CDS encoding BglG family transcription antiterminator encodes MTRAGEQRLLDALVDAPSGTLTAAELAERLQVSTRSVRTYVVAARRALGDVVATTRDGYRLDVDAYWAARSAQRATDRDAARAPATPSERLAWLVRTIITATAPCSIHDLADALHVSDSTIESDLVKARAILAEHDVRLVRSRADVSAQGAELALRRAVRRLLVDDVAARTQAIDVDDLATAWGGEAVRSLRDRIHAVLEQAGLGVNAASTDVLVTHIAVMADRVRQGHTVVGVPDVRESPSLELARERLSKVVEELFDVHLPDPEVHYLGFLLAENALPDRLSDGDDDGAPFVDDRYVALVRTIVDRVRDVYDIDLSGDRFVGFLAMHVQHLDARARSRTSSTVPEGLSIRDTHPLVYEIAVFVAQQLQHALDIAVVQEEIALLSFHVGARFQGLHERDRRVSVAVHVPRYYDVHRALSRAVDDAIDGIGKVDVVVTDPTTDWARVDVDAVVSTVPLDAAGLAVLRVGVIPTVAELDALSDAVRGIARRKLRSRVATELVDMFDPALFSRGDAGVGSDALLGILADRLAASGYVVDGFVDDVRERERMSPTSFSSGAAIPHALTTDAVRPGIAVHVCDEPIDWAGEQVRLVAMFAFTRAQRETMGPLFEGFIHALVSADNVRTLVDEGTSYEGFIQGLLRVL; translated from the coding sequence ATGACGAGAGCAGGCGAGCAGCGGCTGCTCGACGCCCTCGTCGACGCCCCCTCCGGCACGCTCACCGCCGCGGAGCTCGCGGAGCGCCTGCAGGTGTCGACGCGGTCGGTGCGCACCTACGTCGTCGCCGCGCGCCGCGCCCTCGGCGACGTCGTCGCGACGACGCGCGACGGCTACCGGCTCGACGTCGACGCGTACTGGGCGGCGCGCTCGGCGCAGCGCGCGACCGATCGCGACGCGGCGCGCGCGCCGGCGACGCCCTCCGAGCGGCTCGCGTGGCTCGTGCGCACGATCATCACGGCGACGGCGCCGTGCAGCATCCACGACCTCGCAGACGCGCTGCACGTGAGCGACTCGACGATCGAGAGCGACCTCGTGAAGGCGCGCGCGATCCTCGCCGAGCACGACGTGCGGCTCGTGCGCTCGCGCGCGGACGTGTCGGCGCAGGGCGCCGAGCTCGCGCTGCGCCGCGCCGTGCGCCGCCTGCTCGTCGACGACGTCGCGGCCCGCACGCAGGCGATCGACGTCGACGACCTCGCGACCGCCTGGGGCGGCGAGGCGGTGCGCTCGCTGCGCGACCGCATCCACGCCGTGCTCGAGCAGGCCGGCCTCGGCGTCAACGCCGCGTCGACCGACGTGCTCGTGACGCACATCGCCGTCATGGCCGACCGCGTGCGCCAGGGCCACACGGTCGTGGGCGTGCCCGACGTGCGCGAGTCGCCGTCGCTCGAGCTCGCCCGCGAGCGGCTCTCGAAGGTCGTCGAGGAGCTCTTCGACGTGCACCTGCCGGACCCCGAGGTGCACTACCTCGGCTTCCTGCTCGCCGAGAACGCGCTTCCCGACCGGCTCTCCGACGGCGACGACGACGGCGCCCCCTTCGTCGACGACCGCTACGTCGCCCTCGTGCGCACGATCGTCGACCGCGTGCGCGACGTCTACGACATCGACCTCTCGGGCGACCGCTTCGTCGGGTTCCTCGCCATGCACGTGCAGCACCTCGACGCTCGCGCCCGTTCGCGCACGTCGAGCACCGTGCCCGAGGGGCTCTCGATCCGCGACACGCATCCGCTCGTCTACGAGATCGCCGTCTTCGTGGCGCAGCAGCTGCAGCACGCCCTCGACATCGCGGTGGTGCAGGAGGAGATCGCGCTGCTGTCCTTCCACGTCGGCGCCCGATTCCAGGGGCTGCACGAGCGCGACCGCCGCGTGAGCGTGGCCGTGCACGTGCCGCGCTACTACGACGTGCACCGCGCCCTGTCGCGCGCCGTCGACGACGCGATCGACGGCATCGGCAAGGTCGACGTCGTCGTCACCGACCCCACGACCGACTGGGCGCGCGTCGACGTCGACGCCGTCGTCAGCACCGTGCCGCTCGACGCCGCCGGCCTCGCGGTGCTGCGCGTCGGCGTCATCCCGACCGTCGCCGAGCTCGATGCGCTCTCGGACGCCGTGCGCGGCATCGCGCGGCGCAAGCTGCGCTCCCGGGTCGCGACCGAGCTCGTCGACATGTTCGACCCCGCGCTGTTCTCGCGCGGCGACGCCGGCGTCGGCAGCGACGCGCTGCTCGGCATCCTCGCCGACCGGCTCGCGGCATCCGGCTACGTCGTCGACGGCTTCGTCGACGACGTGCGCGAGCGCGAGCGCATGTCGCCGACGTCGTTCTCGAGCGGCGCCGCCATCCCGCATGCCCTCACGACGGATGCCGTGCGGCCCGGCATCGCCGTGCACGTGTGCGACGAGCCCATCGACTGGGCGGGCGAGCAGGTGCGGCTCGTGGCGATGTTCGCGTTCACGCGCGCGCAGCGCGAGACGATGGGGCCGCTGTTCGAGGGCTTCATCCACGCGCTCGTGAGCGCCGACAACGTGCGCACCCTCGTCGACGAGGGCACGTCGTACGAGGGCTTCATCCAGGGACTGCTGAGGGTGCTGTGA